Proteins from a genomic interval of Xiphophorus maculatus strain JP 163 A chromosome 7, X_maculatus-5.0-male, whole genome shotgun sequence:
- the gtpbp8 gene encoding GTP-binding protein 8 isoform X1, which produces MEQRISFVALWLRSRAPVHLAGRSVHKLSSLRNTTSLPPKKMQSLLYPFSGLEAHLDRSVDRMQFQLFHPSVEDMMEAEKLFCSSPSHRIDYYVSAERMDHAPALKQPEVCFIGRSNVGKSSLIKALFSLTPEVEVRVSKTPGHTKKMNFFKVGKAFTLVDMPGYGHRAPRDFVDMVEPYLYTRKNLVRTFLLVDGSVGLQTADQIALEMCEETKCPYVMVATKIDKCGQGALLTNLLKLQDVINTQTSSCFPQPFLISSVNYWGIHLLRCFVTHVTGSTRLRETSKS; this is translated from the exons atggAACAAAGGATTTCATTC GTCGCTCTGTGGCTTCGGTCCAGAGCTCCAGTTCACCTCGCCGGTCGAAGCGTCCACAAACTGTCCTCGCTTCGAAACACAACCTCACTTCCTCCCAAGAAGATGCAGAGCTTGCTGTACCCCTTCAGCGGCCTGGAGGCGCACCTGGACAG GTCAGTGGACAGGATGCAGTTTCAGCTGTTTCATCCCTCTGTGGAGGACATGATGGAGGCGGAGAAGCTCTTCTGTTCTTCACCGTCTCACCGGATCGATTACTACGTCTCTGCAGAGAGGATGGACCACGCTCCCGCTCTGAAACAGCCAGAG GTGTGTTTCATCGGCAGGAGCAACGTGGGGAAGTCGTCGCTCATCAAAGCTCTGTTTTCCCTGACTCCGGAGGTGGAAGTCCGAGTCTCCAAAACTCCA GGCCACACCAAGAAGATGAACTTTTTCAAAGTGGGCAAAGCGTTCACCTTGGTGGACATGCCGGGTTACGGACACAGAGCGCCCAGAGACTTTGTTGACATGGTGGAGCCTTATCTTTACACCAGGAAAAA TCTAGTCAGGACATTCCTGCTGGTGGACGGCAGTGTTGGTCTGCAGACAGCCGACCAGATTGCCCTGGAGATGTGTGAGGAGACCAAATGTCCATATGTG ATGGTGGCGACGAAGATAGATAAATGTGGGCAGGGGGCGCTGCTGACCAACCTGCTGAAACTTCAGGATGTGATCAACACTCAGACCAGCAGCTGCTTCCCCCAACCTTTTCTGATCAG CTCTGTTAATTATTGGGGAATCCACCTGCTCAGATGCTTCGTTACACATGTGACAGGAAGCACCAGGCTGAGAGAGACGTCAAAAAGTTGA
- the gtpbp8 gene encoding GTP-binding protein 8 isoform X2, which produces MTFCLQVALWLRSRAPVHLAGRSVHKLSSLRNTTSLPPKKMQSLLYPFSGLEAHLDRSVDRMQFQLFHPSVEDMMEAEKLFCSSPSHRIDYYVSAERMDHAPALKQPEVCFIGRSNVGKSSLIKALFSLTPEVEVRVSKTPGHTKKMNFFKVGKAFTLVDMPGYGHRAPRDFVDMVEPYLYTRKNLVRTFLLVDGSVGLQTADQIALEMCEETKCPYVMVATKIDKCGQGALLTNLLKLQDVINTQTSSCFPQPFLISSVNYWGIHLLRCFVTHVTGSTRLRETSKS; this is translated from the exons ATGACGTTTTGTCTCCAGGTCGCTCTGTGGCTTCGGTCCAGAGCTCCAGTTCACCTCGCCGGTCGAAGCGTCCACAAACTGTCCTCGCTTCGAAACACAACCTCACTTCCTCCCAAGAAGATGCAGAGCTTGCTGTACCCCTTCAGCGGCCTGGAGGCGCACCTGGACAG GTCAGTGGACAGGATGCAGTTTCAGCTGTTTCATCCCTCTGTGGAGGACATGATGGAGGCGGAGAAGCTCTTCTGTTCTTCACCGTCTCACCGGATCGATTACTACGTCTCTGCAGAGAGGATGGACCACGCTCCCGCTCTGAAACAGCCAGAG GTGTGTTTCATCGGCAGGAGCAACGTGGGGAAGTCGTCGCTCATCAAAGCTCTGTTTTCCCTGACTCCGGAGGTGGAAGTCCGAGTCTCCAAAACTCCA GGCCACACCAAGAAGATGAACTTTTTCAAAGTGGGCAAAGCGTTCACCTTGGTGGACATGCCGGGTTACGGACACAGAGCGCCCAGAGACTTTGTTGACATGGTGGAGCCTTATCTTTACACCAGGAAAAA TCTAGTCAGGACATTCCTGCTGGTGGACGGCAGTGTTGGTCTGCAGACAGCCGACCAGATTGCCCTGGAGATGTGTGAGGAGACCAAATGTCCATATGTG ATGGTGGCGACGAAGATAGATAAATGTGGGCAGGGGGCGCTGCTGACCAACCTGCTGAAACTTCAGGATGTGATCAACACTCAGACCAGCAGCTGCTTCCCCCAACCTTTTCTGATCAG CTCTGTTAATTATTGGGGAATCCACCTGCTCAGATGCTTCGTTACACATGTGACAGGAAGCACCAGGCTGAGAGAGACGTCAAAAAGTTGA